AACAATCAGTTTTGTGATTGACGGCAAAGAGTTAGCATGCGGCAGGAAGCGCGGGAACTATATGGACGGAGAATCGATCGCCGGCCGACGTAGAATGGCGATGTGGACGCAAGCAAATCCAGCAGACGGTGGCGGAGGGATTGTGCTGCGAGATCAACTCGGTACGTTCCCGATCGGAAGCGGTATGTTTGGCGAGGAGCTTCGTGCTTGCTTAACCTGAATTGCTTTATCGCCGGAAGCCGTACAGGGCAATCAGGTACAGAATCTTCGAACCGGCTTTGATGGTCCCGGTGATCGTTCCGCTGATTTTGCTGGTGCCGATGCGGCGGCGGTAAGGAACCGGGATTTCTAAGGTCCGCAGCTCCGCCCTGGCCGCTTTAATCTGCATCTCCACTGTCCAGCCAAAATTGCGGTCGACCATCTTCAAGCCGCATAAGCTTTCGTACGCGATCGCGCGGAACGGGCCGAGGTCGGTATAGCGGACACCGAAGCGAAGACGCATCAGGAAGCAGGCAAGGCGGTTTCCGTAAACGCTCTGCGGTGGCATTGCTCCGGGCTCACGTCTGCCCTGCAGCCGTGAGCCCAGGACCAATTCAGTTTGGCCATTCAGGATGGGTGCGACCAGTTGCGGAAGCAAGTCCGGATGATCGCTGTAATCGGCATCGAGAAACACGACGACTCGCGGGGCGGGGTCACCGGACAGAATCGAATGGCGAATGTGGTCCAGTCCGGCCAGGCACGCGGCTCCGTAGCCACGATCAGGCTCTTCGACAACCGTCGCGCCTGTGTCAGCGGCAACTCGTGCCGTGCCGTCGACGGACCCATTATCAACGACGATGATTTGACCGACTTCCGGCAAGTCGCCAAGAACCAGCGGCAGCGAAGCCTCTTCGTTTAACGCCGGGATGATGACGGTAACTGACGAAAGATCATGAGGCGATTCAGTGGTCTCAGGAGTTGTGAATGAAGTCGGCAGCGGTTCTGGCATAGTGAAAGTTTGCTGGGATAATTTGCTGGAGAAGATGGTCCGTCAAGCCGCCCCCCCAATCGACTTTCTTTCCGGTTGAAAGACTTTTCCTGTTCGAGCATAGGATACGATTCCGACGTGCCGATCAAGTCGACTGCCTGAGTGTCTGGTGACATGCGTTTTGTCTCGACCTGGCTGCTCACCCGCTGTCGTTTCCGTCGGAGGATTCACCGTTTGTTGTTGCACTGCCTTCAGCAACGCTGGCTGGTTTGTTGGCCGGCTATGGGGACTGTTTCGCGACCGGTCGGTTCTTCGCCATGTCCAACAATCAGGACATCTGGTAACATGATCGACGTCAGCAATGTAATTCGTCCCACGACACGATGCACGTAGTTGCGCGTGTGGTATCAGCAGCTTGGTCACGCGAGCCGAACAGCCCTCTCTTAGAGGTTGTCGTCGTCGGTGTTTCGCTGTTCATTGTCCGCAGACACCACCAATGTCTGCAGCCGCGAACGAGAGCTTTCTGAAAGCCGTGCCGTCTGTTGGTCCATTTCGCCGGTCACCGGCTTTGCCCGTTGAGCTGAGCTTTGAATGTTGTGTTGCAGTCGACGAAACTTTCTGCAGATACCGCACATCGACGTGTGGATCCACACATTCATGCGCTCGCTGAAGGTCAGCTTCCGATGAAAGGACTCGGAAACAAGTCGAGTTAGGTCGCGGCAATTCAACATGACGGTGGCACTTTTGTGGCTACCCAAAGGTATGTGGTGCAGATCGCTTTACTGTGACCAGTCATACCTGGGACTCAGCAGTCACTGATGTTAGCGAACGTACTTCGCCGCTGAAACGGCCGGTCGTCGGTTTTCGGCGCGTTTGGACATCAGTTTTGCGGTAGACGCAGATCGATGTGGTTGCTTACTGCAATTCGTGCCACTTTTATAAAATCCGGTCGACAAGCGGTGCCATCACAACCTCGCTTGGCGTGCTTCCGTTAGAAGCGTGCATCGGCTTGTGATGTATCTCACCAAAGGCTTCGACTTCACCCCTTAAGCCCGTGAAGTCGCCGCAAAACAGGCCACAGGGTCGCTGCCCTGATGCGACCAATCCTGCTACGATCAGCCTCCCCGAGACAGGACCAGCCTGCAAAGGTCTCGGTGAAGCTGGTGGATGGGAAGTCAGATATGAATAAGAAAGATCCCGCGGCAGGCCCAGACAAATTGCCGCCCGATCAATGGGTCGGAGCCTACGGAGACTATTTGTTCCGCTATGCCGTGTCACGATTGCGCGACCAAAACGCGGCCGAAGAAGTCGTCCAGGAAACGTTGCTCGCAGGCATCCGCTTTCAATCGCAGTTCGCAGGCAAAGGATCACAGCGTGGCTGGCTGATGGGCATTCTGAAACGCAAGATCATCGACTTCGTTCGCCGTCGAGACAAGCACGCTCGCGACAGCAAGGCGAACCCCAACGCGGATGCGACTGACGAACTGTTCAAAGAGAATGGCTTCTGGAAGAAGGGCGTGGCGACATGGTCAGCCGTTCCGGATGGAAATCTTGAATCGTCGGAACTGTGGGAGATTGTCGCCGAGTGTCTGAAACATCTGCCCGACGGACAGGCTGATGCGTTCGTGCTGAGCGTGCTGGAAGAAATGGATTCCGACCGCATTTGCGAAGCGCTGGAGATCACTGACACGAACCTGTGGGTCCGACTGCATCGAGCACGATTGCGGCTGGCTGTCTGCGTGGGAAGCAAGTGGAACGACGAATAGGACTACAGCCGGGGCTGAGAATTCGCATACGAAGCGAGCCCGTCAATCGTCAGCCAGCGTCCAGTGATGGAAGATGCACAACCACACGGGCGATCAGCGCCAATGTTCATTGCCGTGGCACGGAAGTTACCGTGGCAGGCCGTCTATATTCGTTCTTAGATCCGACTCAACAGCAGGGCACGAATACTATCCGGAAAGTATTCGCGGCAGGACAAATTCTGCTTTCAAGGGGTCCCTGAAAATGCATCGGCGTGCGGCGCGACAATGTCGCAAGTGCCAGCACGCCGAGACACCTGAACAGGACGACTAGGTTTTGGGGATTCCGGGAGTCGACTTCAGACGAAGGCGGCGGCCACGACCGGTTTTGGGAGCGTGCAGCGTTTCCTGACTGAGGTCTGATGCAACGGTGGGGGTCATGAGCAATGTTGGCGTGCCGGATTGCTCAATCACCTGATCATCCGGCTTGCAAACGCCTTTCCGGCATTTCACGATCCCGTCCTTATGCGTCAGCCGGAAGGCTGAGATCTCTGGTCTTTTGGATTGAATTTTCGTCAAGCGATTCCATGCGGATTTTGTGATCTTCAACATTGGCGGTCTCTGTTCAATTCGAGAGTCTAAGTAAGATTGTGAGTGCGGCAGGGGCTGAACATTGAAGTTCACCCTCCGCCGATTTCGACGCGCATTGCAGCAACCAGTATGTTGTGGAAAGCAGTCCTGCTGACGTCAGATTCGTTCTTGATTCGTTCTTGATTCGTTGATTCGACGCGTCCGCGAAAAGTTGTTGGCTTTGAGTCGCGCCGTTCAGAATGCCGGTGCGAGTTTCTGAAACACTGCAGTTCCAGAAGCGTCAGCGGCAAATTGTCACTAATTGCGAGTTCGCTGCTCGCGAGGTTTGGCAACGTTAACTTTCAGGTTGCGACCATCCAGGTCCCGATCGTTCATTGCATCAATGGCTGACTGTGCATCGCCATCATTTGGCATCTCGACGAAGCCGAACCCTTTTGAACGTCCGCTCTCGCGGTCTGAAACGACCGCTGCCCTGGACACGTCCCCAAATTCGCCAAAGGCGTCTTCCAGGTCAGTCGATGAGGTCTGATAAGCAAGGTTGCCTACGTAAATATTTGTCATGTCAATTCTCTCGTAAATGGAGGTTGTAAGAAGAAGCCAGCCGTTCCGCGAAACACCAATGCGGCGTGAAGAAAGGTCGACAACGGCGACTGTGGTTGGTTGACGCTCCGCAAAACTGCTGAGCGTTCAAATAAAGAGTGTGGCAGCAACTAACGGCTCCCACACTCTGATTTTGTTCGAGTCGTGTGACTCAATGTGCTACAGGCTGCGTACGTTCTCCGCGCGAGGGCCTTTCGGGCCGCTGCCGACGCTGTAGGACACGCGCTGGCCTTCCTGGAGACTCTCGAATTCGCCGTCCACGTTTGAGCAGTGGAAGAACATGTCCTGTGCTTCGTCTGTCGCGATGAAGCCGAAACCTCGGTCTGTAATTCGTTTGACTGTACCTTCTGCCATTATCTTCACTTCACTTTCAAGAATAGTGATCACTCGGCTGAAACGTTCGGCCTTGTGAACACAAAAAACTGTTCGTCGTTGTATCAATAGTTACTTCGTTGCCACCGCGGTTGGGTTTCGCGTACGACGTCGTGTGTGCCGCGAACGCCTTGCGGCGGGTTGCGCTGATGCTGTTTGTCCGTTGTCCGATTTGGGCCTGCTTTGTTTTTTCTTCGCGGCGTGCGAGCCGCTGTTGCTCGGTCGCTGAAGTGTCGTTGTGGGTTCAGAAGCTCCGTTTTCGCCGACTGGTAGTTTGTGCCCAATGAGCCGCTCGATGGCCTTCAATTCGCTGCGTTCGGCAGGTGTGCAGAAGGCGATTGCTATACCTTCGCGACCGGCTCGGCCCGTCCGGCCGATGCGATGAACGTACGCTTCCGGTTCGCGCGGGAGGTCGAAGTTCACAACGTGAGTGATGCCTTCAATGTCGATGCCTCGTGAAGCCACGTCCGTTGCGACGAGGACAGTGATCTTCCCTTCGCGGAGGTCTGACAGTGCTCGCTCACGAGCGTTCTGAGACTTGTTTCCATGAATAGCCGTCGCCGCGACGTCTGCGTCTCGTAGCGCCTGAGCAACGACGTTCGCACCGCGTTTGGTTCGCGTAAACACCATCGCGCGATCGACGACGGAACGTGTGAGGAGTCGCTTGAGAAGCTGATGCTTGTTGCGCGACTCCGTGTGAATCACTTCCTGAGTGATTTTCGCGACGCTGGTTTTCTTCGGCGTGACGTTCACACCAATCGGCCGGTTCTTTAGTAGCTTCTTTGCCAGCTTCACAATCGGTGGCGCAACGGTTGCAGAAAAGAAGAGTGACTGTCGTTGCTTTGGTAACATAGAAATGATTCGATTGATGTCGGGCAGAAATCCCATATCCAGCATGCGGTCAGCTTCGTCCAGAACAAAGAACGATAAGCGTGAGAGATCTATGTGCCCCTGTGCAATCAGGTCCAACAGACGACCGGGTGTTGCGACCACAA
This DNA window, taken from Fuerstiella marisgermanici, encodes the following:
- a CDS encoding cold-shock protein; amino-acid sequence: MAEGTVKRITDRGFGFIATDEAQDMFFHCSNVDGEFESLQEGQRVSYSVGSGPKGPRAENVRSL
- a CDS encoding DEAD/DEAH box helicase, producing MTKFEDLSLIEPIAKALREANYTTPTAIQAKTIPHALNQRDVLGCAQTGTGKTAAFALPILNALGNQNQKAVPNQPRALVLAPTRELASQIESSFAQYGQYLPLRTCVIYGGVSQHKQVRALARGMHIVVATPGRLLDLIAQGHIDLSRLSFFVLDEADRMLDMGFLPDINRIISMLPKQRQSLFFSATVAPPIVKLAKKLLKNRPIGVNVTPKKTSVAKITQEVIHTESRNKHQLLKRLLTRSVVDRAMVFTRTKRGANVVAQALRDADVAATAIHGNKSQNARERALSDLREGKITVLVATDVASRGIDIEGITHVVNFDLPREPEAYVHRIGRTGRAGREGIAIAFCTPAERSELKAIERLIGHKLPVGENGASEPTTTLQRPSNSGSHAAKKKQSRPKSDNGQTASAQPAARRSRHTRRRTRNPTAVATK
- a CDS encoding sigma-70 family RNA polymerase sigma factor; this translates as MNKKDPAAGPDKLPPDQWVGAYGDYLFRYAVSRLRDQNAAEEVVQETLLAGIRFQSQFAGKGSQRGWLMGILKRKIIDFVRRRDKHARDSKANPNADATDELFKENGFWKKGVATWSAVPDGNLESSELWEIVAECLKHLPDGQADAFVLSVLEEMDSDRICEALEITDTNLWVRLHRARLRLAVCVGSKWNDE
- a CDS encoding glycosyltransferase family 2 protein; protein product: MPEPLPTSFTTPETTESPHDLSSVTVIIPALNEEASLPLVLGDLPEVGQIIVVDNGSVDGTARVAADTGATVVEEPDRGYGAACLAGLDHIRHSILSGDPAPRVVVFLDADYSDHPDLLPQLVAPILNGQTELVLGSRLQGRREPGAMPPQSVYGNRLACFLMRLRFGVRYTDLGPFRAIAYESLCGLKMVDRNFGWTVEMQIKAARAELRTLEIPVPYRRRIGTSKISGTITGTIKAGSKILYLIALYGFRR
- a CDS encoding RNA recognition motif domain-containing protein, which translates into the protein MTNIYVGNLAYQTSSTDLEDAFGEFGDVSRAAVVSDRESGRSKGFGFVEMPNDGDAQSAIDAMNDRDLDGRNLKVNVAKPREQRTRN